The Apium graveolens cultivar Ventura chromosome 6, ASM990537v1, whole genome shotgun sequence genome contains a region encoding:
- the LOC141666155 gene encoding uncharacterized protein LOC141666155, whose amino-acid sequence MIDNKVAFGMVYPGKDKEKVHGIDIPLGHKCVSIDGLLKPDALLPVSVRGEMVTVRDALGSFLAWPQGLISYTTPAKKERKRPSTKQGLDLNNSKSDFLEAKPSAKVPKGFKLLYKHAVTWMKTTGVSIQIKYEKEMFGHDNVIYLLHENVQAVLEFEMLGKVVLESYMAYLHSKISKWPELGEKFAFIYPGSTYYLNAKFETYIMNRLKEGNPDRLFFLPHNQNFNSETGRGNHKPTKAKFLSQPGGTECAYVVMRYMKEIINDTKLTFTTKWLKKTRMCYTEDQLDEVRVEALKYIQEHI is encoded by the exons ATGATAGACAACAAGGTTGCTTTTGGTATGGTGTACCCTGGCAAGGATAAAGAAAAAGTGCATGGAATCGATATACCACTTGGACATAAGTGTGTATCTATCGATGGGCTACTCAAACCAGATGCGTTACTTCCGGTGTCGGTACGTGGCGAAATGGTGACAGTCCGCGATGCACTTGGCTCCTTTTTAGCATGGCCTCAAGGACTAATCAGCTATACAACTCCAGCG AAAAAAGAAAGGAAGCGGCCAAGTACAAAGCAAGGTCTAGATTTGAATAATTCGAAGTCGGATTTTTTGGAAGCAAAGCCAAGTGCAAAAGTGCCAAAAGGCTTTAAGTTACTCTATAAGCATGCTGTTACATGGATGAAGACTACTGGGGTTTCGATACAAATTAAATACGAAAAAGAAATGTTTGGACATGATAATGTAATTTACTTGTTACATGAGAATGTTCAGGCGGTGTTGGAGTTTGAGATGCTAGGGAAAGTTGTACTTGAATCTTACATGGC GTACTTGCATTCTAAGATAAGTAAATGGCCAGAATTGGGGGAGAAGTTTGCTTTCATTTATCCAGGATCCACTTATTACTTGAATGCAAAATTTGAAACTTACATCATGAACCGGTTGAAAGAGGGTAACCCGGATCGACTATTCTTCTTACCGCATAATCAGAA TTTTAATTCTGAAACTGGTAGGGGCAATCACAAGCCAACCAAAGCAAAATTTCTAAGT CAACCTGGTGGCACGGAATGCGCTTATGTAGTCATGCGCTACATGAAAGAAATCATCAACGACACTAAATTAACTTTTACTACAAAG TGGCTAAAGAAGACTCGCATGTGTTACACCGAGGATCAGCTTGATGAAGTACGTGTTGAAGCtctcaaatatatccaagagCACATCTGA